A region of the Paenibacillus sp. J23TS9 genome:
CAGATGCTATGCAGCGAATGGCGGGGATATTATCGGATATCCATCAAGTGGATTGGACAAGCCATTCACTGGATTTTCTTCCTGAACAGCTTGTATGGTGTTCCGACAAGATTGGGAATAGGCCCAGGAACCCGGATGAATCATTAAATGAAAGTACAATCCGGGATGTGCTTGAATCCGCATGGCCGTTGTCTCCATTAAACAAAAATGTGCTGCTGCATGGAGATTATTGGCCGGGTAACATCTTGTGGAAAGACAACGGAATTGCTGCGGTGATCGACTGGGAGGATGCGGCAATCGGTGATCCAATGTATGACCTTGCGAATAGCAGACTCGAGGTGCTCTGGGCATATGGCACGGACGCTATGCATGAGTTTACACGGCAGTATCAAGCGCTCAATCTGCAAACAGACATATCGGAGCTTCATTTCTGGGATCTTTTTGCAGCGCTCAAGCCTGCTTCAAGTTTGTCTAGTTGGGGGCTCGATAGCCATACGGAAAAGAGTATGCGGGAAAAACATCAGTGGTTTACAGATCAGGCGCTTGCCCGGCTCCATACTCGCTAAAGTGTAATCAGGGAAAGTTGATTGATAATCGTTTATCAAGTGGTCTGGATGGGCGATGGTGTTGCAATGATGATTGAGATTTCTTAATAACCGGCGATGAGCCGGTTATTTTATTTTTACGGTTTAGAGATTACAATGAAATAGGGAATTACAGGTAAATTATAGAAGGGGAGTAAAGGCGATGTTCGTTGTAAATGTTGAAGGGGCTGTATATCAAGAGAATAAGTGGCTGGTGATTAAGCGTGGATCGGGGGAAGAGAATGCGGCTGGAACCTTGTCTTTCGTAGGAGGAACCGTAGAGCAGGAAGGATTCTCACAGGACATTCTGGAGCGGACCGTCAAAAGAGAGATTTTCGAGGAGGTCGGCGTTGAGGTCAAGGAAAGGCTGCATTTTGCATATAGTTCATCATTTGTTACGGAGGGCGGGTCTCCTGTGATCAACGTGGTATTTATTTGTGAATATGATCATGGAACTGCCTATAGAAAAAGTCCGGAGGAAGTCGAGGCGGTATATTGGATGACGACCGAAGAAATAATCAATCACCCTGATACGCCGCCTTGGACGGTTGAGAGCGTGAACCGGGCGCATTCGATATTGAAGCAGCTTACCGATCCACATTTTTAAGTGAAAGAGAGCTGTGGGAATATGAGTCATAGCAATGGCAGCATCCTAAATTTCTCACCGATTCTCCACGAGCAAAGTGCCGAGTATTACTGGAAAGGAACAGGAGGGCTATCGATCAAAACCTTCAGAGGCGGAAGAGCCTTGTACCAGGCAGGGCATGGGCATTTTGCTGTAGGGGAAGACCGGTATTTGCTGTTAAATCAAGGGCAGGAGTACAGCATCACTATAGAATCAGAAAAGCCTGTCGAATCCTTCTGCGTGTTCTTTCCGGAGGGGATGGTTCAAGAGATGCGCCGAAGCTTGATGGTACCGGCAGATGAGCTGCTGGTCGAGCCATTTCACCCGGTGGTACGGGAGATTGATTTTGTCGTCAAAACTTATGAGACATCACCGGAGCTCTCGCAAGTCATGCAGCAGATGCGGATAGATTCCTTACATAAACTTCAAGACCGTACTCGTGTGGAAGAACAGCTGCATGCTTTGGCATATGGTCTACTGATAGAGCAACAACAGGTAAAAAGAGAGATCGCCCAGCTTCATTCCATCAAATCTTCAACCCGGCAAGAGCTATATCGGCGCGTGCATGTTGGATATGAATATCTTTGCGCTTATTTTAATCAATCTATCTCCATTTCAGAGGCAGCGGAAGCGGCTTGTCTTTCAACGAATCATTTTCTCAGAAGCTTTAAACAGCTTTTTGGCTTCACGCCTCATCAGCTGCTGAAGGAGAAAAGACTGCAGGAGGCAGGGAAGCTGCTGCAGCGAACGGAATTGCCAGTAACTGAAATTTGTTTGGAGGTCGGGTTTCAAAGCCTTGGCTCCTTCAGCAGCCTGTTTACACAGAAATTTGGGGTTAGTCCGTCAGTATATCGCGGGAAGTGTAAAAGGTGATTTTCAAGAAGTAAAAAACCGCTTCCGGAATTATGATGAGTCCTGTACATACTTTGAAATTGAATTGGAGGACAAGTGAATGG
Encoded here:
- a CDS encoding NUDIX hydrolase produces the protein MFVVNVEGAVYQENKWLVIKRGSGEENAAGTLSFVGGTVEQEGFSQDILERTVKREIFEEVGVEVKERLHFAYSSSFVTEGGSPVINVVFICEYDHGTAYRKSPEEVEAVYWMTTEEIINHPDTPPWTVESVNRAHSILKQLTDPHF
- a CDS encoding phosphotransferase family protein is translated as MSEEQWEQVARMTEPGSRLLRTKELKGGVSAQVTLIEIEKTDGSMKKLVVRQHGAVDRNRNPEIAKDEFKLLQGLVDAGLPVPQPYAYDATEFILPTPYIVTDFVDGFVNMSPSDLSDAMQRMAGILSDIHQVDWTSHSLDFLPEQLVWCSDKIGNRPRNPDESLNESTIRDVLESAWPLSPLNKNVLLHGDYWPGNILWKDNGIAAVIDWEDAAIGDPMYDLANSRLEVLWAYGTDAMHEFTRQYQALNLQTDISELHFWDLFAALKPASSLSSWGLDSHTEKSMREKHQWFTDQALARLHTR
- a CDS encoding AraC family transcriptional regulator → MSHSNGSILNFSPILHEQSAEYYWKGTGGLSIKTFRGGRALYQAGHGHFAVGEDRYLLLNQGQEYSITIESEKPVESFCVFFPEGMVQEMRRSLMVPADELLVEPFHPVVREIDFVVKTYETSPELSQVMQQMRIDSLHKLQDRTRVEEQLHALAYGLLIEQQQVKREIAQLHSIKSSTRQELYRRVHVGYEYLCAYFNQSISISEAAEAACLSTNHFLRSFKQLFGFTPHQLLKEKRLQEAGKLLQRTELPVTEICLEVGFQSLGSFSSLFTQKFGVSPSVYRGKCKR